In one Hemitrygon akajei chromosome 3, sHemAka1.3, whole genome shotgun sequence genomic region, the following are encoded:
- the map6d1 gene encoding microtubule-associated protein 6 homolog, with product MAWPCISRVCCLSRFWSQLDKSDLSVPLTVQNYSEVIEQEVRSVTQQVPADSILNNNAPLAPEPRTEASVQESVSRHDFKSWTVRKEASCKPRREYHPSEVPFSSDTQYKLDFKAWPIPKKENYPWVKTGQDQLSMPSSSSAHTLHPGPTADQQKGERPANPREPVPRHTREEAIRPAVKTTSYRQEFQPWTGVQVAKPVKARQMYCPPGDKIVLESSYRAAFTEDAFRRVEPLQVASSKSQNQIASVSETGNVTKTESSEPVVKTKLSPSSNSSAVFQTRSRVLNI from the exons ATGGCTTGGCCGTGCATCAGCAGGGTCTGCTGCCTGTCTCGTTTCTGGAGCCAGTTGGATAAGTCCGACCTCTCGGTACCGCTGACTGTCCAGAATTATTCCGAGGTCATAGAGCAAGAGGTGAGGTCGGTAACCCAGCAAGTCCCAGCAGACTCAATCCTAAACAACAACGCGCCCCTGGCCCCCGAGCCCAGAACAGAGGCTTCGGTCCAGGAATCGGTTTCCAGGCACGACTTTAAGTCCTGGACGGTGCGCAAGGAAGCGAGCTGCAAACCCAGGCGGGAGTACCATCCGTCCGAGGTTCCTTTCTCCAGCGACACCCAGTACAAACTGGACTTCAAGGCTTGGCCCATCCCTAAAAAGGAGAATTACCCCTGGGTAAAGACGGGACAGGACCAGCTTTCCATGCCCAGCAGTTCCAGCGCTCACACGCTCCACCCTGGGCCAACTGCAGACCAGCAGAAAGGAGAGAGACCAGCAAATCCCAGGGAGCCTGTCCCAAGGCACACCCGGGAGGAGGCGATCAGACCCGCAGTCAAAACCACCTCCTACAG ACAGGAGTTCCAGCCCTGGACTGGCGTTCAAGTGGCCAAACCGGTGAAGGCGAGGCAGATGTACTGTCCTCCAGGAGATAAGATTGTCCTTGAGAGCAGCTACCGGGCAGCTTTCACAGAGGATGCTTTCCGACGCGTTGAGCCACTTCAGGTCGCTTCCAGCAAGTCTCAGAACCAAATAGCTTCAGTGTCGGAGACGGGCAACGTAACGAAGACCGAGAGCTCA